A genome region from Nocardia sp. NBC_01730 includes the following:
- a CDS encoding type II toxin-antitoxin system Phd/YefM family antitoxin, whose protein sequence is MRCHTQLMKVITQREFRNNSAAVMDEVESGETFRVTRNGIEVAELRPVSRRQRLTAEELVERHRRLPRVDYTLMCQAAAGAGQGGRLERRPGCVVPAHRPCTGVEEVCR, encoded by the coding sequence ATGCGGTGCCACACTCAGCTCATGAAGGTGATCACACAGCGAGAGTTCCGGAACAACTCTGCTGCCGTCATGGACGAGGTGGAATCCGGCGAGACGTTTCGGGTGACACGGAACGGCATCGAGGTCGCCGAGTTGCGACCGGTGTCGCGACGGCAGCGGCTGACTGCTGAAGAACTCGTAGAACGGCATCGCAGACTGCCTCGGGTCGACTACACGTTGATGTGTCAGGCGGCCGCTGGCGCGGGCCAGGGCGGTCGCCTCGAGAGGCGACCCGGATGCGTGGTCCCCGCCCACCGACCTTGCACTGGGGTCGAAGAGGTGTGCCGTTGA
- the hsaB gene encoding 3-hydroxy-9,10-secoandrosta-1,3,5(10)-triene-9,17-dione monooxygenase reductase subunit, with translation MTERASETVTADGRVEIDPRQFRNVLGQFCTGITVITTIDGDQSPIGFACQSFAALSLEPPLVLFCPTKASRSWAAIEKSGRFGVNVLAEEQRELCARFGSREPDKFVDAAWHTSDLDLPLLDDALATIQCTVDSVVDGGDHYIVIGRVQAMSETTTSGRPLLFYRGQYTAIEPEKTTPAPWRADLEHFLTTTTLDTWL, from the coding sequence GTGACCGAGAGGGCGAGCGAAACGGTGACCGCGGATGGGCGAGTCGAGATCGATCCACGGCAGTTCCGGAATGTGCTCGGGCAGTTCTGCACCGGCATCACGGTGATCACCACCATCGACGGCGATCAGTCCCCGATCGGCTTCGCTTGCCAGTCCTTCGCCGCCCTCTCGCTCGAGCCGCCGCTCGTGCTGTTCTGCCCCACCAAGGCATCCCGGTCCTGGGCGGCGATCGAGAAGTCCGGACGTTTCGGCGTGAACGTGCTCGCCGAAGAACAGCGCGAGCTGTGTGCCCGCTTCGGCTCCCGCGAACCCGACAAGTTCGTCGACGCCGCCTGGCACACCTCCGACCTGGACCTTCCGCTATTGGACGACGCGCTGGCCACTATCCAGTGCACCGTGGACAGCGTCGTCGACGGCGGCGACCACTACATCGTGATCGGCCGCGTCCAAGCGATGTCCGAGACGACAACCTCCGGCCGCCCCCTGCTGTTCTACCGCGGCCAATACACCGCCATCGAACCCGAGAAGACCACCCCGGCCCCCTGGCGCGCCGACCTCGAACACTTCCTCACCACGACAACGTTGGACACCTGGCTGTAA
- the hsaC gene encoding iron-dependent extradiol dioxygenase HsaC, translating to MGIRSLGYLRIEATDMAAWREYGLKVLGMVEGKGSNPETLYLRMDEFPARLVIVPGTKDQLQISGWETANAEELQDIRNRLDAAGVPYKEGTAAELADRRVHELIRFDDPSGNTLEAFHGAALEHRRVVSPYGHRFVTEEQGLGHVVLSTKDDKAALEFYRDVLGFRLRDSMRLPPQMVGRPADGEPAWLRFFGCNPRHHSLAFLPMPTPSGIVHLMLEVRNADDVGLCLDRALRKKVKMSATLGRHVNDKMLSFYMKTPGGFDVEFGCEGLEVDDSDWIARESTAVSLWGHDFTVGQRQQ from the coding sequence ATGGGAATCCGCTCACTGGGATATCTACGCATCGAGGCGACCGACATGGCCGCCTGGCGGGAATACGGGCTCAAGGTGCTCGGCATGGTCGAGGGCAAGGGCTCCAACCCGGAGACACTGTATCTGCGCATGGACGAGTTCCCCGCCCGGCTGGTGATCGTCCCCGGCACGAAGGACCAGCTGCAGATCTCGGGCTGGGAGACCGCCAATGCCGAAGAGCTGCAAGACATCCGCAACCGGTTGGACGCGGCCGGTGTGCCCTACAAGGAGGGCACCGCGGCGGAACTGGCCGACCGCCGAGTCCACGAACTGATCCGCTTCGACGACCCCTCCGGCAATACCCTCGAGGCGTTCCACGGCGCCGCGCTGGAGCATCGCCGGGTGGTCAGCCCCTACGGGCACAGGTTCGTCACCGAGGAGCAGGGGCTCGGGCACGTGGTGCTCAGCACCAAGGACGACAAGGCAGCGCTGGAGTTCTATCGTGACGTGCTCGGCTTCCGGCTGCGCGACTCGATGCGACTGCCACCGCAGATGGTCGGGCGCCCGGCCGACGGCGAACCCGCCTGGCTGCGCTTCTTCGGCTGCAACCCGCGCCACCACTCGCTGGCCTTCCTGCCCATGCCGACGCCGAGCGGCATCGTGCACCTGATGCTCGAGGTGCGCAACGCCGATGACGTCGGGCTGTGCCTGGACCGCGCGCTGCGCAAGAAGGTCAAGATGTCGGCGACACTCGGGCGGCACGTCAACGACAAGATGCTCTCGTTCTACATGAAGACACCGGGCGGATTCGACGTCGAATTCGGCTGCGAGGGTTTGGAAGTGGACGACAGCGACTGGATCGCCAGGGAATCCACCGCGGTGAGTCTGTGGGGCCACGACTTCACCGTCGGGCAGCGGCAGCAGTGA
- the hsaD gene encoding 4,5:9,10-diseco-3-hydroxy-5,9,17-trioxoandrosta-1(10),2-diene-4-oate hydrolase, translating into MTSTVELTAESTSRYAQVRPDLRLHYHEAGEGNGPTIVLLHGGGPGASSWSNFARNIAVLARNFHVLAVDQPGYGRSDKPTEHPQYFVHSASALKDLLDHLQITSRVHLLGNSLGGGAAVRFALDYPDRAGKLILMGPGGLSTNLFAPDPTEGVKLLSKFNYEPTRENLAAFLRIMVFDQSLITDELIDERFASASTPEALAATRAMGKSFAGADFEKGMLWRDAYKLRQPVLLIWGREDRVNPLDGALVATKVIPRAQLHVFGGCGHWAQLEKFHEFNRLAIDFLADVKEAR; encoded by the coding sequence GTGACCTCGACCGTGGAACTCACCGCCGAATCGACATCGCGCTACGCGCAGGTACGCCCCGACCTGCGGCTGCACTACCACGAGGCGGGTGAAGGCAACGGCCCGACAATCGTCCTGCTGCACGGCGGCGGCCCCGGCGCGTCGTCGTGGTCAAACTTCGCACGCAACATCGCCGTGCTTGCGCGGAATTTTCATGTGCTCGCCGTGGATCAGCCCGGATACGGCCGCTCGGACAAGCCGACCGAGCATCCGCAGTACTTCGTGCACAGCGCCTCGGCGCTGAAGGATCTGCTCGACCACCTGCAGATCACCTCGCGGGTCCACCTGCTGGGCAATTCGCTCGGTGGTGGCGCCGCGGTACGGTTCGCGCTGGACTACCCGGATCGGGCCGGAAAGCTGATCCTGATGGGTCCCGGCGGGCTGAGCACCAATCTGTTCGCGCCCGACCCGACCGAGGGCGTGAAGCTCCTTTCCAAGTTCAACTACGAGCCGACCAGGGAGAACCTGGCGGCGTTCCTGCGCATCATGGTCTTCGACCAGTCGCTGATCACCGACGAGCTGATCGACGAGCGGTTCGCCTCGGCGAGCACGCCGGAAGCGCTGGCGGCGACCCGCGCGATGGGTAAGTCGTTCGCCGGAGCGGACTTCGAGAAGGGCATGCTCTGGCGCGACGCCTACAAACTGCGTCAGCCGGTGCTGCTGATCTGGGGTCGCGAGGACCGGGTCAACCCGCTCGACGGCGCGCTCGTGGCGACGAAGGTGATTCCCCGCGCTCAGCTGCACGTCTTCGGCGGCTGCGGACACTGGGCTCAGCTGGAGAAGTTTCACGAGTTCAACCGACTGGCCATCGATTTCCTCGCAGACGTCAAGGAGGCGCGATGA
- the hsaA gene encoding 3-hydroxy-9,10-secoandrosta-1,3,5(10)-triene-9,17-dione monooxygenase oxygenase subunit — MTREVTERVEALLPTLRERAQEAEDLRRIPDETMKALQETGFFRLLQPKQWGGHAADPVLFYDTVRKIASACGSTGWVAGIVGVHNWHLALYAQQAQEDVWGEDTEVRISSSYAPMGAGTVVDGGYLVNGAWAWSSGCDHATWAVLGGPVIKNGKPVDFGSFLIPRDDYRIDDVWNVVGLRGTGSNTVVVENVFVPSHRFLSFRAMSELKSPGLEQNSDPVYKMPWGTIHPTTISTPIVGMAYGAYEAHVEHQGKRVRAAYAGEKAKDDPFAKVRIAEASSDIDAAWRQLSGNVTDEYALLVAGKEIPFDLRVRARRDQVRATGRSIAAIDKLFESSGATALANDTPLQRFWRDAHAGRVHAANDPERAYLMYGTHEFGLPVTDGMV, encoded by the coding sequence ATGACGCGAGAAGTGACCGAACGGGTCGAAGCGCTGTTGCCGACGCTGCGCGAGCGCGCGCAGGAGGCCGAGGACCTGCGGCGCATCCCCGACGAAACCATGAAGGCGTTGCAGGAGACCGGCTTCTTCCGGCTGCTCCAGCCCAAGCAGTGGGGCGGCCACGCGGCCGACCCGGTGCTCTTCTACGACACCGTACGCAAGATCGCCAGCGCGTGCGGATCCACCGGCTGGGTGGCAGGCATTGTCGGCGTGCACAATTGGCATCTGGCCCTGTACGCGCAGCAAGCGCAGGAAGACGTCTGGGGCGAGGACACCGAAGTGCGGATCTCCTCGTCCTACGCGCCGATGGGGGCGGGCACGGTCGTCGACGGCGGCTACCTCGTCAACGGCGCGTGGGCCTGGTCGTCCGGTTGCGACCACGCGACCTGGGCGGTGCTCGGCGGTCCGGTGATCAAGAACGGCAAGCCGGTGGACTTCGGCAGCTTCCTCATCCCCCGCGACGACTACCGCATCGATGACGTATGGAACGTGGTCGGACTGCGCGGCACCGGCTCCAACACCGTGGTGGTCGAGAACGTCTTCGTGCCCTCACATCGGTTCCTGAGCTTCCGCGCCATGAGTGAGCTGAAATCGCCTGGTCTGGAACAGAATTCAGACCCGGTGTACAAAATGCCCTGGGGCACTATCCATCCCACCACCATCTCCACCCCGATCGTCGGCATGGCCTACGGCGCGTACGAGGCGCACGTCGAGCACCAGGGCAAGCGCGTGCGCGCGGCCTATGCGGGCGAGAAGGCCAAGGACGACCCGTTCGCCAAGGTGCGCATCGCGGAGGCGTCCAGCGACATAGACGCGGCATGGCGGCAGCTGTCGGGCAACGTGACCGACGAGTACGCGCTGCTGGTGGCGGGCAAGGAGATTCCGTTCGACCTGCGCGTGCGGGCGCGGCGCGACCAGGTGCGAGCCACCGGCCGCTCGATCGCCGCCATCGACAAGCTGTTCGAGAGCTCCGGCGCGACCGCGCTGGCGAACGACACTCCACTGCAACGCTTCTGGCGTGACGCGCACGCGGGCCGGGTGCACGCGGCCAACGATCCCGAGCGCGCGTACCTGATGTATGGCACGCACGAGTTCGGGCTGCCCGTCACCGACGGCATGGTATAG
- a CDS encoding Rieske 2Fe-2S domain-containing protein — protein sequence MAVTPPPPSDGPGGGSVRNPVGTREAAHSTPRSGARVRDLDVGTTPSRYARGWHCLGLAKTFRDGKPHAVNVFGTKLVVWADSHGELRVLDAYCRHMGGDLTMGEVKGDDIACPFHDWRWSGSNGKCTAIPYARRVPPLARTRKWTTLERNGQLFVWHDHEGTQPPPEVAIPHIKGPYTDADGNPTEEIDSGWTDWTWNSMLIEGANCREIIDNVVDMAHFFYIHFAFPTYFKNVFEGHIATQFLETKGRPDIGMASKYGGDTLLKSEASYFGPSYMINPLINIYSGYEVKSVLINCHYPVTQDSFVLQWGITLEKPKGVEGDMADRLAEKMTEGISVGFLQDVEIWKHKSKVENPLLCEEDGPVYQLRRWYDQFYVDLADVTEKMTQRFEFEVDTSKANEVWEAEVAENLRRKREVEEAEANV from the coding sequence ATGGCAGTTACCCCACCGCCGCCGAGCGACGGGCCCGGAGGCGGCAGCGTGCGTAACCCCGTAGGGACCCGCGAGGCGGCCCATTCAACGCCGCGGAGCGGTGCGAGGGTCCGGGATCTGGATGTCGGCACCACGCCGAGCCGGTATGCCCGGGGATGGCACTGCCTTGGCCTGGCCAAGACGTTCCGTGACGGCAAGCCGCACGCGGTCAACGTGTTCGGGACCAAGCTCGTCGTCTGGGCCGACAGCCACGGTGAACTGCGGGTACTCGACGCCTACTGCAGGCACATGGGCGGCGACCTGACCATGGGCGAGGTCAAGGGCGACGACATCGCATGCCCGTTCCACGACTGGCGCTGGTCGGGCAGCAACGGCAAATGCACGGCGATTCCCTACGCGCGGCGGGTGCCGCCGTTGGCGCGCACCAGGAAGTGGACCACGTTGGAGCGCAACGGCCAGCTGTTCGTCTGGCACGACCACGAGGGTACCCAGCCACCGCCCGAGGTCGCCATCCCGCACATCAAGGGCCCCTACACCGATGCGGACGGCAACCCGACCGAGGAAATCGACAGCGGGTGGACCGACTGGACCTGGAACTCGATGCTGATCGAGGGCGCCAACTGCCGCGAGATCATCGACAACGTGGTCGACATGGCACACTTCTTCTACATCCACTTCGCCTTCCCGACGTACTTCAAGAACGTCTTCGAAGGCCACATCGCCACCCAGTTCCTGGAGACCAAAGGCAGGCCGGACATCGGAATGGCCTCCAAGTACGGCGGCGACACCCTGCTGAAGTCGGAGGCGTCGTACTTCGGGCCGTCGTACATGATCAACCCGCTGATCAACATCTACAGCGGCTACGAAGTCAAAAGCGTGCTGATCAACTGCCACTACCCGGTGACACAGGACTCCTTCGTGCTGCAGTGGGGTATCACGCTGGAGAAGCCGAAGGGCGTCGAGGGCGATATGGCCGACCGACTGGCGGAGAAGATGACCGAGGGCATCAGCGTCGGCTTCCTGCAGGACGTCGAGATCTGGAAGCACAAGTCCAAGGTCGAGAACCCACTGCTGTGCGAAGAGGACGGCCCGGTCTACCAGCTGCGTCGCTGGTACGACCAGTTCTACGTCGACCTGGCCGACGTCACTGAGAAGATGACCCAGCGCTTCGAGTTCGAGGTGGACACCAGCAAGGCGAACGAGGTATGGGAAGCCGAGGTCGCGGAGAACCTGCGGCGCAAGCGCGAGGTCGAGGAAGCCGAGGCCAACGTCTGA
- a CDS encoding MBL fold metallo-hydrolase: MLVRHLDCATMCPVGGRALLGSGGLLTGALVGHCLLVETADGLVLVDTGFGMADVIDASRLGAGTGRLLRPRLRPEQTALHQIRALGYRREDVRHIVLTHLDLDHAGGLSDFPDATVHVFADELDAATQRPTLGEKLRYRQCQWEHGPRWLAHETGADSWFGFTAVPVLEDILLIPLIGHTRGHSGVAVRQSDGWLLHCGDAYFHHKQLASVKARPPVGLGVFEVLASTLGRARVENLERLRTLRAEHGDRVWLFCAHDPHEFAELAAVPVR, from the coding sequence ATGCTGGTGCGGCATCTGGACTGCGCGACGATGTGCCCGGTCGGCGGGCGTGCGCTGCTCGGCAGCGGTGGGCTGCTGACCGGCGCGCTGGTCGGCCACTGCCTGCTCGTGGAGACCGCCGATGGGCTCGTGCTGGTGGACACCGGGTTCGGCATGGCCGATGTGATCGACGCGAGCAGGCTGGGCGCAGGCACCGGACGGCTGCTGCGGCCCCGGCTGCGTCCGGAACAGACCGCGTTGCACCAGATCCGCGCGCTCGGCTATCGGCGCGAGGACGTCCGGCACATCGTGCTGACCCATCTCGATCTCGATCACGCGGGCGGGCTGTCCGATTTCCCGGACGCCACCGTGCATGTCTTCGCCGACGAACTGGACGCCGCGACCCAGCGCCCGACCCTCGGCGAGAAGCTGCGTTACCGGCAGTGCCAGTGGGAGCACGGGCCCCGTTGGCTCGCACACGAAACCGGCGCCGATTCGTGGTTCGGCTTCACCGCGGTGCCGGTGCTCGAGGACATCCTGTTGATTCCGCTGATCGGGCACACCCGAGGGCACAGCGGCGTCGCGGTCCGGCAGAGCGACGGCTGGCTGTTGCACTGCGGCGACGCCTATTTTCATCACAAACAGCTGGCCTCGGTGAAGGCGCGTCCGCCTGTCGGGCTCGGCGTCTTCGAGGTGCTCGCGAGCACCCTGGGACGGGCGAGAGTGGAGAACCTGGAGCGGTTGCGCACGCTGCGCGCCGAGCACGGTGACCGGGTGTGGCTGTTCTGTGCGCACGACCCGCACGAGTTCGCAGAGCTGGCCGCGGTTCCGGTGCGCTGA
- a CDS encoding cupin domain-containing protein yields the protein MMTDNRPPLAVALDLAPHPEGGWYRETWRSAIEFAPADYDGPRATATGIYFLLLPGERSAPHTVRSDELWLWHRGGPLALSIDGEEVILGPDVEHGQVPQAVVPGGVSQAARPAGEDYALVSCIVSPGFDFADFRMD from the coding sequence ATGATGACCGACAACCGACCGCCACTCGCCGTCGCACTCGATCTCGCACCCCATCCCGAGGGCGGCTGGTACCGCGAGACCTGGCGCAGCGCCATCGAATTCGCGCCGGCGGACTACGACGGTCCGCGCGCGACCGCGACCGGGATCTACTTCCTGCTGTTGCCGGGCGAGCGGTCGGCCCCGCACACGGTGCGCTCCGACGAGCTGTGGCTCTGGCATCGTGGCGGCCCGCTGGCACTGAGCATCGACGGCGAGGAAGTGATTCTCGGCCCCGACGTGGAGCACGGACAGGTGCCGCAAGCGGTGGTGCCCGGCGGTGTCAGCCAGGCGGCCCGGCCTGCGGGCGAGGACTATGCGCTGGTCAGCTGCATCGTCTCGCCGGGATTCGACTTCGCCGACTTCCGGATGGACTGA
- a CDS encoding saccharopine dehydrogenase NADP-binding domain-containing protein, with translation MTSTNTTGPTTKTIAVYGATGHTGGYLLAELRRRDITPVLVGRNADRIRTAATAAGLPGAEVQVADLTDHAALVAAFSDTDAVISSLPAYVNHGPAVLAAAIDAGAHYTDMSGEQLFLKRVFEEFGPRAEAAGVSVVSGITDSNLPGDLLGYLTTRQAAGPAEVVVSHLSKSGGHGSKGSAKTVFASLDWFRSGGWHYADGTLRTGATARHGKMMFPGDTQPTAVAKFPQPPVLTIPRHSDVSYVEGVLATSILDTLSGFTADIIDSLPDAPSADLHYDLVVDAFGADGRNVRGVVRGVDSYRDSALMAVETAVRLTEGATRPGALAAAEAFDAADFLDALAPFGITWHIEADRAGIVE, from the coding sequence ATGACATCGACGAACACCACCGGGCCCACCACCAAGACCATCGCCGTCTACGGCGCCACCGGCCACACCGGCGGTTATCTGCTCGCCGAACTGCGCCGCCGCGACATCACTCCAGTATTGGTGGGTCGCAACGCCGATCGAATCCGGACCGCCGCGACAGCCGCGGGCCTGCCCGGCGCCGAGGTACAGGTCGCGGATCTGACCGATCACGCGGCCCTCGTCGCGGCTTTCAGCGACACCGACGCGGTGATAAGCAGCCTGCCCGCCTACGTGAACCACGGTCCCGCAGTGCTCGCGGCGGCCATCGACGCGGGCGCGCACTACACGGACATGTCCGGTGAGCAACTGTTCCTGAAGCGGGTTTTCGAGGAGTTCGGACCGCGCGCCGAGGCAGCGGGCGTGAGCGTGGTCTCCGGTATCACCGACAGCAATCTGCCTGGTGATCTGCTCGGCTACCTCACCACCCGCCAAGCCGCCGGACCGGCCGAGGTGGTGGTGAGCCACCTGAGCAAGAGCGGCGGCCACGGTTCCAAGGGCAGCGCGAAGACCGTGTTCGCCAGCCTGGACTGGTTCCGCAGCGGTGGTTGGCACTACGCCGACGGCACACTGCGCACCGGCGCGACCGCACGCCACGGAAAGATGATGTTTCCCGGCGACACCCAGCCGACCGCGGTCGCGAAGTTCCCGCAGCCGCCGGTCCTGACCATCCCACGGCACTCGGACGTCTCCTATGTCGAGGGCGTCCTTGCCACGTCGATCCTCGACACGCTGAGCGGGTTCACCGCCGACATCATCGACTCGCTGCCCGACGCACCCAGCGCGGACCTGCACTACGACCTGGTCGTCGATGCCTTCGGCGCGGACGGCCGCAACGTCCGCGGCGTGGTGCGCGGTGTCGACTCCTACCGTGATTCGGCGCTGATGGCGGTCGAGACCGCCGTCCGCCTGACCGAAGGCGCCACCCGGCCGGGTGCGCTCGCCGCCGCCGAAGCCTTCGACGCGGCCGACTTCCTCGACGCGCTGGCGCCGTTCGGAATCACCTGGCACATCGAGGCGGATCGAGCGGGCATAGTCGAATGA